One region of Polaribacter pectinis genomic DNA includes:
- a CDS encoding DegT/DnrJ/EryC1/StrS family aminotransferase, translating to MKSKIWLSSPHMGGNELKYIKEAFDSNWIAPLGPNVAGFEEDLKVFLKTEKEVGALSSGTSAIHLGLILSGVVAGDEVICQSMTFSASANPIAYQGAIPVFIDSEEDTWNMCPLQLEKAIKDRILKGIKPKAIILVHLYGMPAKIDEIITIANKYDISLIEDAAEALGSTYKGQSCGTFGEFAALSFNGNKIITTSGGGAIVCNTKKSKEKAIFLATQARDEAPHYQHSEIGYNYRMSNIVAGIGRGQMEVLEDHISLRRDMNQFYKKIFKDIDSVTVFEEPNEDYFSNHWLSCITIDESKAPFSREELRLALLDENIESRPLWKPMHLQPVFKDSDFYGTNICENLFNTGLCLPSGSNLSELDKKRIEDTIKKIL from the coding sequence ATGAAATCTAAAATTTGGCTTTCATCTCCACATATGGGAGGTAATGAATTAAAGTACATAAAGGAAGCATTTGATTCTAATTGGATAGCTCCCCTAGGCCCAAATGTAGCAGGATTTGAGGAAGATTTAAAAGTGTTTTTAAAAACAGAAAAAGAAGTTGGCGCGCTTTCTTCAGGAACTTCAGCAATCCATTTAGGTTTAATTTTATCTGGCGTAGTTGCAGGAGATGAGGTAATTTGCCAAAGCATGACTTTTTCTGCTTCAGCAAACCCAATTGCTTATCAAGGAGCAATACCTGTGTTTATTGATAGTGAGGAAGATACTTGGAATATGTGTCCACTACAATTAGAAAAAGCAATTAAAGATAGAATTTTAAAAGGTATAAAACCAAAAGCAATTATTTTGGTTCATTTATATGGAATGCCAGCTAAAATAGATGAAATTATTACCATTGCTAATAAATATGATATATCCTTAATTGAAGATGCAGCAGAAGCTTTAGGTTCTACATACAAAGGTCAGAGTTGTGGTACTTTTGGAGAATTTGCAGCACTATCATTTAACGGAAATAAAATTATTACAACTTCTGGTGGTGGTGCAATAGTTTGTAATACAAAAAAATCAAAAGAAAAAGCAATTTTTCTAGCTACACAAGCAAGAGATGAAGCACCACATTATCAGCATTCAGAAATAGGTTACAATTACAGAATGAGTAATATTGTTGCTGGAATTGGTAGAGGTCAAATGGAAGTTTTGGAAGATCATATTTCTTTGAGGAGAGATATGAATCAATTTTATAAAAAGATTTTTAAGGATATTGATAGCGTTACCGTGTTTGAAGAGCCTAATGAAGATTATTTCTCAAATCATTGGTTAAGTTGTATAACAATAGACGAAAGTAAAGCGCCTTTTTCTAGAGAAGAATTAAGATTAGCTTTGTTGGATGAAAACATAGAGTCAAGACCACTATGGAAACCTATGCACTTGCAACCCGTTTTTAAAGATTCAGATTTTTACGGAACAAATATTTGTGAAAACTTATTTAATACAGGTTTATGTTTGCCTTCTGGTTCAAATTTAAGCGAGTTAGATAAAAAAAGAATTGAAGACACTATCAAAAAAATATTGTAA
- a CDS encoding acetyltransferase translates to MCLFGASGHGKVVRDVALSQNKTIKVFFDDSPKANLLNETPILPLSKLNNFLDNSFLISIGSNEIRKKISNKLNVSFTTLIHKTAVIATNVSILEGTVIMAGTTINTDVNIGKHTIINTAAVIEHDCSIGDFVHISPNATITGNVSIEEGTHIGAGAIVIPNIKIGKWAIIGAGAVIISDVPDFATVVGNPGKITKYKK, encoded by the coding sequence ATTTGTCTTTTTGGAGCAAGCGGACATGGCAAGGTCGTAAGAGATGTTGCTTTAAGTCAGAATAAAACTATTAAAGTTTTTTTTGATGATAGTCCTAAAGCTAATTTACTCAATGAAACTCCAATACTTCCATTAAGTAAACTCAATAATTTTTTAGACAATAGTTTTTTAATTAGTATTGGAAGTAATGAAATAAGAAAAAAAATAAGTAATAAATTAAACGTTTCGTTTACTACTTTAATCCATAAAACAGCTGTAATAGCAACTAATGTATCAATATTAGAAGGAACAGTTATAATGGCCGGTACAACTATAAATACAGATGTTAACATAGGTAAACATACAATTATAAATACAGCTGCAGTTATTGAACATGATTGTTCTATAGGAGATTTTGTACATATATCACCTAATGCTACAATTACAGGAAATGTATCTATTGAAGAAGGAACACATATTGGTGCTGGAGCTATTGTAATTCCTAACATTAAAATAGGAAAATGGGCTATTATTGGAGCAGGAGCCGTTATAATTTCTGATGTACCAGATTTTGCGACTGTTGTTGGTAACCCAGGTAAAATAACAAAATACAAAAAATAA
- a CDS encoding polysaccharide biosynthesis/export family protein, whose translation MIKSKIKTQDFFRVFLFIFFFTSCVSKKDIVYFQNDKIDQSKVSNSYETIIKPDDLLQITITAQDTEAVKPFNLAAVTYSTTSNSAIGVAQQQNYLVDNKGEIDFPVIGKLKLGGLSRDNAIKLLKNKLEPDFLKKPNINIRIANYKISVLGDVGKPGSYTIPNERITIIEAIALAGDLNISGQRNNILVQREEDGKKVQYRVNLLSNKINISPVYYLQQNDVVYVEPNYAASQSASYNQNTGLFISIGSILISLITILTR comes from the coding sequence ATGATCAAGAGCAAAATAAAAACTCAAGACTTTTTTAGAGTTTTTTTATTTATATTTTTTTTCACCTCATGTGTTTCAAAAAAAGATATAGTTTACTTCCAGAATGATAAGATAGATCAATCAAAAGTTAGTAATAGTTACGAAACAATTATAAAACCAGATGATTTATTGCAAATTACTATTACAGCGCAAGATACCGAGGCGGTTAAGCCATTTAATTTAGCAGCAGTAACCTACTCTACAACATCAAACTCAGCAATTGGAGTAGCTCAACAACAAAATTATTTAGTTGATAATAAAGGTGAAATTGACTTCCCTGTCATTGGGAAGTTAAAACTTGGCGGGTTGTCTAGAGATAATGCTATTAAATTATTAAAAAACAAACTAGAACCAGATTTTTTAAAAAAACCAAATATTAATATAAGGATCGCAAATTATAAGATTAGTGTATTAGGAGATGTCGGAAAGCCAGGTAGTTATACCATCCCAAATGAAAGAATTACAATTATAGAAGCTATTGCTTTAGCTGGAGACTTAAATATATCAGGTCAACGTAATAATATTTTGGTTCAAAGGGAAGAGGATGGAAAAAAAGTGCAATACAGAGTGAATTTATTATCTAATAAAATAAATATTTCTCCGGTTTATTATTTGCAGCAAAATGATGTAGTCTATGTTGAGCCAAACTATGCAGCTTCACAATCTGCTAGTTATAACCAGAATACGGGCTTATTTATATCTATTGGTTCAATCTTAATCTCATTAATAACTATTTTAACACGATAA
- a CDS encoding UDP-N-acetylmuramoyl-tripeptide--D-alanyl-D-alanine ligase, with protein sequence MKIEAIYKLYSEYYLVDTDTRKIRENTIFFALKGDNFNGNKFAEQALKLGAKYAIVDEEEFQTNDAIILVDDVLETLQKLANFHRKKLNTPIIGLTGSNGKTTTKELINAVLNKKYKTTATIGNLNNHIGVPLTLLSMTPKTEIGIVEMGANHQKEIEFLCNICEPDFGYITNFGKAHLEGFGGIVGVIKGKSELYKYLKKNNKIAFVNPADKIQIEKTKNLQKILFNDNLKFLEANPFVKISNDSTIIKSNLIGSYNYTNIAAAITIGNYFKINGNEIKSAIEKYIPTNNRSQILQKKSNKIILDAYNANPSSMQEALESFSKSNDVSKTIILGDMFELGNESSIEHQNIVDLATKLNFDTMYFVGEHFHNTSTDLQKFKDFKDLYTYIKNNPLEHQSILIKGSRGMSLERILDLIN encoded by the coding sequence ATGAAAATTGAAGCAATCTATAAATTATATTCAGAATATTATCTAGTAGATACAGACACTAGAAAAATTCGAGAAAACACTATTTTCTTCGCATTAAAGGGCGACAATTTTAACGGTAATAAATTTGCCGAACAAGCGTTAAAACTTGGGGCAAAATACGCAATTGTTGATGAAGAAGAATTCCAAACTAATGATGCTATTATTTTAGTTGATGATGTACTAGAAACTCTTCAAAAATTGGCAAACTTTCATAGAAAGAAATTAAACACGCCAATTATAGGTTTAACTGGTAGTAACGGAAAAACAACAACTAAAGAACTTATTAATGCTGTTTTAAATAAAAAATATAAAACTACAGCAACAATTGGCAACTTAAATAACCATATTGGAGTTCCTCTAACCCTACTCTCTATGACACCAAAAACTGAAATAGGTATAGTAGAGATGGGAGCTAATCATCAAAAAGAAATTGAATTTCTTTGCAATATTTGTGAACCAGATTTTGGGTATATCACAAATTTTGGCAAAGCTCATTTAGAAGGTTTTGGAGGAATTGTTGGTGTTATTAAAGGTAAAAGCGAATTATATAAATACTTAAAGAAAAATAATAAAATTGCTTTTGTGAATCCGGCTGATAAAATTCAGATTGAAAAAACAAAAAATCTTCAGAAAATACTATTTAATGATAATTTAAAGTTTTTAGAAGCAAATCCATTTGTAAAAATATCTAACGATTCCACAATCATTAAAAGTAATTTAATTGGTAGTTATAATTATACAAATATTGCAGCAGCAATTACCATAGGTAATTATTTCAAAATAAATGGAAATGAAATAAAGAGCGCTATTGAAAAATATATACCAACTAATAATAGATCTCAAATTTTACAAAAAAAGTCTAATAAAATCATTTTAGATGCCTACAATGCAAACCCCTCTAGTATGCAAGAAGCACTTGAGAGTTTTTCTAAATCTAATGATGTATCTAAAACTATTATTCTTGGAGATATGTTTGAATTAGGAAATGAGAGTTCAATTGAACATCAAAACATTGTAGATTTAGCTACAAAATTAAATTTTGATACTATGTATTTTGTGGGTGAACATTTTCACAATACATCGACTGATTTACAGAAGTTTAAAGATTTTAAAGATTTGTATACCTACATAAAAAATAATCCTCTAGAACATCAATCAATTTTAATTAAAGGTTCTAGAGGAATGTCTTTAGAAAGAATTTTAGATCTTATTAATTAA
- a CDS encoding GumC family protein, producing the protein MNKEHISLNSQLGDDSNKLNIREEIEKYLIHWKWFLFVAILSFALSYLYLRYATPLYSATTSILIKDNNKSGISAELAAFEDLGIVGGGSSNNTDNEIEILKSRKIIGSVVDSLNFDISYFTKGRVKEFEIYTKSPIFLNFIEKKRALSLRDTLISVIVIDNNSFKLKNSIGVIESEGTFNKVLNTGLGVFEIKKNPKFLIDDEVGKEIIIKITPRFKVISSYKSRVNISSVSKNSSVITLSLNDPLIEKAEDFLDELVKQYNIDAINDKNEVSRKTKRFIDDRIRSVGSELNLIQDSIKEFKRETGFTGVSNEGELILENLAKNNDNILTIQTELSLANWIQESLDSQSDKGGLLPSNLGFQNVTISESIDRYNELIMDKNKLVVNAGAKNPKLIELNNNIARLKLNLKLNLRNLISSLELQYNQLKKEQGKISFRKSTIPVVERGFIDIARQQEIISGLFSYLLKKKEETAISLAVAVANAKIIDVAYGSNSPVSPNRKIIYLAAIMFGLLIPMIVIYLKNLLDTKIHTRKDIEELTDIPFLGDVPHSETKEKIVIGTDTRSNTAEAFRLIRTNLDFILTGLKDSKGKTIFITSTTSGEGKSFISINLAAALSLSSKKVLLLGMDLRAPKVTEYLGIPERKGITNFITNDSISLDDVKFSIPEIKGLDIIASGVIPPNPAELLLTDKIQELFNEVKNDYDYIIVDTAPVNLVTDTLLISKYADMFLYVARANYLDKRMLVVPQTLYKEKKLPNMSVVLNDTDMSRGYGYGYGYGYGYGYGYVEEVKKPWYKRIFS; encoded by the coding sequence ATGAATAAAGAACATATAAGTCTTAATTCACAATTAGGTGATGATAGTAATAAATTAAATATTCGTGAAGAAATTGAGAAGTATTTAATCCATTGGAAATGGTTTTTGTTTGTTGCTATTTTATCATTTGCACTGTCATACCTATACTTAAGGTACGCAACACCATTATATAGTGCAACCACTTCAATTTTAATAAAAGACAATAATAAGTCAGGAATTTCAGCTGAATTAGCTGCTTTTGAAGATTTGGGTATAGTCGGAGGAGGTTCTAGTAATAATACAGACAATGAAATTGAAATATTAAAGTCTAGAAAAATAATTGGAAGTGTAGTAGATAGTTTAAATTTTGATATTTCTTACTTTACAAAAGGTAGGGTTAAAGAATTTGAAATTTATACCAAATCACCAATATTTTTAAATTTTATAGAAAAAAAGAGAGCACTTTCCTTAAGAGATACCTTAATATCTGTTATTGTAATTGATAATAATTCTTTTAAATTAAAAAACTCTATCGGTGTTATTGAGTCTGAAGGTACATTTAATAAAGTTTTAAATACTGGTTTAGGTGTGTTTGAAATAAAAAAAAATCCTAAATTTCTAATTGATGATGAGGTAGGTAAAGAAATAATCATTAAAATTACACCTAGATTTAAAGTTATTAGCAGTTATAAAAGTAGAGTAAATATATCTTCAGTAAGTAAAAACTCTTCAGTTATAACCCTTTCTTTAAATGACCCTTTAATTGAAAAAGCAGAGGACTTTCTAGATGAATTAGTAAAGCAATACAATATTGATGCAATAAATGATAAAAATGAAGTTTCACGAAAAACAAAGAGATTTATTGATGACCGTATCAGGAGTGTAGGTAGTGAACTTAATCTAATTCAAGATAGTATAAAAGAATTTAAGCGAGAGACCGGCTTTACAGGGGTGTCTAATGAAGGAGAGCTTATATTAGAGAATTTAGCAAAAAATAACGATAATATTTTAACAATTCAAACTGAATTAAGTTTAGCTAATTGGATTCAAGAAAGTTTGGATAGTCAATCTGATAAAGGAGGGCTCTTACCTTCTAATTTAGGTTTTCAAAATGTAACTATATCAGAGTCTATTGATCGTTATAACGAACTTATAATGGATAAAAATAAGTTAGTTGTTAACGCTGGGGCTAAAAATCCCAAATTAATAGAACTTAATAATAACATTGCAAGATTAAAGTTAAACTTGAAACTGAATTTAAGAAACCTTATATCTTCTTTAGAACTTCAATACAATCAGCTCAAAAAAGAACAAGGCAAAATAAGCTTTAGGAAATCTACAATTCCAGTTGTTGAAAGAGGATTTATTGACATTGCAAGACAGCAAGAAATTATTTCAGGTTTATTCTCTTATTTATTAAAGAAAAAAGAGGAAACTGCTATTTCACTTGCTGTTGCAGTGGCTAATGCAAAAATTATAGATGTTGCTTATGGTTCAAATTCTCCAGTTTCTCCAAATAGAAAAATAATTTATTTAGCAGCAATTATGTTTGGATTATTAATTCCAATGATTGTTATATATTTAAAAAACTTATTAGATACAAAAATTCATACTAGAAAAGATATTGAAGAGTTAACAGATATTCCGTTTTTAGGGGATGTTCCTCATTCAGAAACAAAAGAGAAAATTGTAATAGGTACAGATACTAGGTCAAATACTGCTGAAGCATTTAGATTAATAAGAACAAATTTAGATTTTATTTTAACAGGTTTAAAAGACTCAAAAGGAAAAACAATTTTTATAACATCTACAACAAGTGGAGAAGGAAAATCTTTTATATCTATCAACTTAGCGGCAGCACTATCTTTATCAAGTAAGAAAGTTTTGTTATTAGGAATGGATTTAAGAGCTCCAAAAGTTACTGAATATTTAGGTATTCCTGAGAGAAAAGGTATAACAAATTTTATTACAAATGATAGTATTTCTTTAGATGATGTAAAGTTCTCCATACCAGAAATTAAAGGATTAGATATTATTGCTTCTGGTGTAATTCCACCAAACCCAGCTGAGTTATTATTAACTGATAAAATTCAAGAGCTATTCAATGAAGTTAAGAATGACTATGATTATATTATTGTTGATACAGCACCTGTTAATTTAGTGACTGATACATTATTAATATCTAAATATGCTGATATGTTTTTATATGTGGCAAGAGCAAATTACTTGGATAAAAGAATGTTAGTTGTACCTCAAACACTATATAAAGAAAAAAAATTACCAAATATGTCTGTAGTTTTAAATGATACAGATATGAGTAGAGGTTATGGTTACGGTTATGGTTATGGTTACGGCTATGGTTATGGTTACGTAGAAGAGGTTAAAAAACCTTGGTATAAGAGAATATTTAGTTAA
- a CDS encoding polysaccharide biosynthesis protein, translating to MFKRFFLENLNKYTSKWLVLFIDVVLVVISFVFAYLVRFNLSFDFDTDKLFGQLPILAIISTVCFLIVGSYKGIIRHTGTKDAFNVFLATSLLAGSGILLVITNRVFNIFESFTIPISIILIHYLLSTFLLIISRFLFKAFYEVVSTELKSITNALIYGAGDSGMITYGALNRDTKNNYDICGFIDDDPNKINKKIDRIKIYDPTKIDEEFIEKNDITEVIISIQNIKSSRLLEITDSLLNLNVKVKIVPPLSKWIEGDLQANQIKQINIDDLLDREQILIDNPIVKREVTDKVVFVTGAAGSIGSEISRQLASYNLKLLVLIDQAESPLYDLQQELVQNGIQNFTALVADVRDRKRMVEIFDEFKPQKVFHAAAYKHVPLMEQSPYEAIKINICGTKNIADLSLEFNVDRFVMVSTDKAVNPTNVMGATKRAAEMYISCLSKETINTKFTTTRFGNVLGSNGSVIPLFKKQIEKGGPLTVTHKDITRYFMTIPEACRLVLEAGTMGIGGEIYIFDMGKSVKIFDMAKRMISLSGLKYPDDIDIKITGLRPGEKLYEELLASGEDTTKTYHEKILIAKVSEINSTEIKETIEYLFKNNQILSNDQIVSKLKAIVPEYISNNSKFEKLDKVS from the coding sequence ATGTTTAAAAGATTTTTTTTAGAAAACTTAAATAAATATACCTCTAAATGGCTTGTTTTATTTATTGACGTCGTTTTAGTTGTTATTTCTTTCGTATTTGCTTATTTGGTTAGATTTAATTTATCTTTTGACTTTGATACTGATAAATTGTTTGGTCAACTTCCAATTTTGGCTATAATATCTACAGTATGTTTTTTAATTGTAGGCTCTTATAAAGGAATCATTAGACACACAGGTACAAAAGATGCGTTTAACGTATTTTTAGCTACCTCCCTATTGGCTGGTTCTGGGATATTATTAGTTATAACCAATAGAGTTTTTAATATTTTTGAATCTTTTACAATTCCTATATCAATTATATTAATTCATTACTTACTTAGTACTTTTCTTTTAATAATAAGTAGGTTTTTATTTAAAGCTTTTTATGAAGTAGTATCAACTGAATTAAAATCAATTACAAATGCATTAATTTATGGAGCGGGAGACTCTGGAATGATTACTTACGGAGCTCTAAATAGAGATACTAAAAATAATTATGATATTTGTGGATTTATTGATGATGATCCAAACAAAATAAATAAAAAAATTGATCGAATTAAGATTTATGATCCTACAAAAATAGATGAAGAATTCATAGAAAAGAATGACATTACTGAAGTAATCATTTCAATTCAAAATATTAAATCTAGTAGATTACTTGAAATTACAGATAGTTTGTTAAATTTAAACGTAAAAGTTAAAATTGTACCACCTTTATCAAAATGGATTGAAGGAGATTTGCAAGCTAATCAAATTAAGCAAATAAATATTGATGATTTACTTGATAGGGAACAAATTTTAATTGACAACCCAATTGTAAAAAGAGAAGTTACAGATAAAGTTGTATTTGTCACAGGTGCTGCAGGTTCTATAGGTAGTGAAATAAGCCGTCAATTAGCTTCATATAATTTGAAACTATTAGTTTTAATAGACCAAGCAGAATCTCCTTTATACGACTTACAACAAGAATTAGTGCAAAATGGCATTCAAAATTTTACAGCTTTAGTTGCAGATGTTAGAGATCGAAAAAGAATGGTAGAAATTTTTGATGAATTTAAACCTCAAAAAGTTTTTCATGCAGCAGCTTATAAACACGTTCCATTAATGGAGCAAAGCCCATATGAAGCTATAAAAATTAATATTTGTGGTACAAAAAACATAGCAGACTTATCTTTAGAATTTAATGTTGATAGATTTGTAATGGTTTCTACAGATAAAGCAGTAAATCCTACTAATGTAATGGGAGCAACAAAAAGGGCTGCAGAAATGTATATCAGCTGCTTAAGTAAGGAAACAATTAATACAAAGTTTACTACAACACGATTTGGTAACGTTTTAGGTTCTAACGGTTCAGTAATCCCTCTATTTAAGAAACAGATTGAAAAAGGTGGACCACTAACGGTAACGCATAAAGATATCACTAGGTATTTTATGACAATACCCGAAGCTTGTAGGTTAGTTTTAGAAGCAGGAACAATGGGAATAGGGGGAGAGATTTATATTTTTGATATGGGAAAATCTGTTAAGATTTTTGATATGGCAAAAAGAATGATATCATTATCTGGTTTAAAATACCCTGATGATATTGATATAAAAATTACTGGATTAAGGCCAGGAGAAAAATTATATGAAGAGCTTTTAGCTAGTGGAGAAGACACAACAAAAACTTATCATGAAAAAATATTGATAGCCAAAGTTTCAGAAATTAATTCTACAGAAATTAAAGAAACTATTGAGTACCTTTTCAAGAATAACCAAATTTTATCTAATGATCAGATAGTCTCAAAATTAAAAGCAATTGTACCAGAGTATATTTCAAATAATTCTAAATTTGAAAAGCTAGATAAAGTTAGTTAA
- a CDS encoding tyrosine-protein phosphatase, producing the protein MIFFKKKEIPLVDFFPKDFVDIHSHLLPGIDDGAKSLNSSIELISKMNSYGIKSFITTPHVLGDVYPNSSDSIKSKLKEVREELLKRNMNDISINAAAEYMMDEQFSILLEKDDILTLKDNFILVEMSYFSAPLNLFDIIFEIQLKGYKPILAHPERYNFYHNNFEAYYKLKKAGCLFQLNLLSLTPQYGKHVQKISNQLLKENLYDFVGTDTHHQNHLELLKKIGTKKNLEKIEHLLNNNKKFL; encoded by the coding sequence ATGATTTTTTTCAAAAAAAAAGAGATTCCTTTAGTAGATTTTTTTCCTAAAGATTTTGTCGATATTCACTCGCATCTACTACCAGGAATTGATGATGGTGCAAAGAGTTTAAATAGCTCTATAGAATTAATTTCTAAAATGAATTCTTATGGAATTAAGAGTTTTATAACAACACCTCATGTTTTGGGAGATGTGTACCCAAATTCATCTGATAGTATTAAAAGTAAGTTGAAAGAGGTCAGAGAAGAGCTTTTAAAAAGAAATATGAACGATATTTCTATAAATGCTGCTGCTGAATATATGATGGATGAACAATTTTCTATACTTCTAGAAAAAGATGACATCCTTACTTTAAAAGATAATTTTATTCTTGTTGAAATGTCTTATTTTAGTGCACCTCTAAATTTATTTGACATTATATTTGAAATACAATTAAAAGGATATAAACCTATTCTAGCACATCCTGAACGTTACAATTTTTATCATAATAATTTTGAAGCTTATTATAAACTTAAAAAAGCTGGTTGTCTTTTTCAGTTAAATTTATTGTCGTTAACACCTCAATATGGGAAACATGTACAAAAAATTAGCAATCAGTTATTAAAAGAAAATTTATATGATTTTGTTGGTACTGATACACATCATCAAAATCATCTAGAATTACTTAAAAAAATTGGAACCAAAAAGAATCTAGAAAAAATTGAGCATTTATTAAATAATAATAAAAAGTTTTTATAA
- a CDS encoding N-acetylglucosamine kinase, translating to MILIADGGSTKADWIAINKDKNEEFRTRTLGLNPAIVPEKELHNRIINMFQLINIKDEVEEIHFYGAGCGTAKPIQILKNILESIFVNAKVFIAEDMLAAVYAASGKEPAMVCILGTGSNSCYFNGTNMEMLVSSLGYILMDEASGNYFGKKLIIDYFYDNMPQRIAQKFNKEFNLDADYIKKNLYREPNPNMYLASFAKFMFDFKEDKYIKRIIKKGFQEFFKYRVLPYNKTAETPLYFIGSIAYYFRDILEKIAIKNNLQITDVIQRPIDNLLEYHKHNIN from the coding sequence ATGATATTAATTGCTGACGGTGGATCTACAAAAGCAGATTGGATTGCTATAAATAAGGATAAGAATGAAGAGTTTAGAACAAGAACACTTGGTTTAAACCCTGCTATTGTTCCGGAAAAGGAATTGCATAACAGAATTATTAATATGTTTCAATTAATAAACATTAAAGATGAAGTTGAAGAAATTCATTTTTATGGTGCAGGTTGTGGTACAGCAAAACCAATTCAAATTTTAAAAAACATTTTAGAATCTATTTTTGTAAATGCTAAAGTATTTATTGCAGAGGATATGTTAGCAGCTGTTTATGCAGCTTCTGGTAAAGAGCCAGCAATGGTTTGTATTCTTGGTACTGGTTCTAATAGTTGTTATTTTAATGGTACTAATATGGAAATGTTAGTATCTTCATTGGGCTATATCTTAATGGATGAAGCTAGTGGTAATTACTTTGGAAAAAAACTAATTATCGATTATTTTTATGATAATATGCCACAAAGAATTGCACAAAAATTTAATAAAGAATTTAATTTAGATGCAGACTACATAAAAAAGAATCTTTATAGAGAGCCAAACCCTAATATGTATTTAGCTTCATTTGCTAAATTTATGTTCGATTTTAAAGAAGATAAATATATTAAAAGGATTATTAAGAAAGGGTTTCAAGAATTTTTTAAGTATAGGGTATTACCATATAATAAAACTGCAGAAACACCATTGTATTTTATTGGCTCAATAGCTTATTATTTTAGAGATATTTTAGAAAAAATTGCAATTAAGAACAACTTACAAATTACAGATGTTATCCAAAGGCCTATAGATAATTTATTAGAATATCATAAGCATAATATTAATTAA